One genomic segment of Culturomica massiliensis includes these proteins:
- a CDS encoding TolC family protein, translated as MNIKHFILSYLLLGVCCYSFAQKSDTDTARYSPHLLSTEEFQHFQLPPLETLFENAKKNPRIAAIQASIEAAKYDTKLAKRDWWSFFSLRAGYNYGILGTYIDHETEYLPLTTTYSGSTQSSWQIGANINVPLDNLINRRLKVKKQQQLVESAEFNQEIAFNEIKAEIIELYGDIQYQLKMLKLAIESVIMYEADYNVVKSDFINNKISTSGLTELKNSQKKAQAEYELIASRLNIYLLKLEVLTNTPLIHK; from the coding sequence ATGAATATCAAACACTTTATATTATCTTATCTGTTATTGGGAGTATGCTGTTACAGTTTCGCCCAAAAAAGCGATACGGATACGGCACGATATTCTCCGCACCTGCTTTCGACGGAAGAATTTCAGCATTTTCAACTTCCTCCTCTGGAAACCCTGTTTGAAAATGCCAAAAAAAATCCGCGGATAGCAGCCATCCAGGCCTCTATTGAGGCTGCAAAATACGATACCAAGCTAGCGAAAAGAGATTGGTGGAGTTTCTTCTCCCTCCGTGCAGGCTACAATTACGGTATACTCGGAACTTACATCGACCATGAAACCGAATACCTCCCCCTTACGACAACTTACTCCGGGAGCACCCAAAGCAGTTGGCAAATCGGAGCCAATATCAACGTTCCTCTGGATAATCTGATCAATCGCCGGCTAAAAGTCAAAAAACAACAACAACTTGTTGAATCCGCCGAATTCAACCAGGAAATCGCATTTAATGAAATAAAGGCGGAAATCATCGAATTATACGGAGATATCCAATATCAACTCAAAATGTTGAAACTGGCTATCGAATCCGTAATCATGTATGAAGCCGATTACAATGTCGTTAAAAGTGATTTTATCAATAACAAAATATCGACCAGCGGATTGACCGAATTGAAAAACTCTCAGAAAAAGGCCCAGGCAGAATACGAATTGATAGCAAGCCGTCTCAATATCTATCTTTTAAAGCTGGAAGTTCTTACTAACACCCCATTAATTCATAAATAA